The genomic region TACATGACACCGCCGTTTGAACAGAAACCCAAAAATTGGAGACTGGCATGCCAGACCACAGTTGGTGAACCTGATTCCAGAGGCGTGGTATGCTtcaatttcattaaaacattaatttgttaaaattaattaattcaaatGGTTTAATTATGAGCACTTTTAAATGTTTACATTTTACGCAGGTTGTCATACAGCAACTTCCGGAATGGAAAGCGCATGAATGGAAATATCAAAAAGACGTCCCTTCTTCATCTTTATAGTTATAATCTACTACTTAACATTCTTGTACTCCCTATTTATACAATTTGTAAATTACCAAAGCTAATCACTGAAATCGACTAAAATTTTGATCGCTCTTACAATATTTCAAGGTTGCTTTAGACATTAGTAGCTATTCACAGTTTCGTTAGTGCAATTCAAATGACCATATATATAACAATTTTATTAACTACTGGAGTAATAATATTTCAAGGTTCGAGCATGTCACGAGTTAAATACCCGAATCTATTGTATTTCGTATTAGACCCAGGTAACACTCGCAATGTTATCCTAAATCAATGGCCAACAATGCTAATGTGTATTCAACATCATGCATTTGGTTCACAAATAAATGTCTTATTTCATTTATACGGAAGAGTATACTAAACCACTATATTTTACAAATAAAATTCTTGTAGTTTGTGTTAATTtgttactccctccaatccactattttcttttctatttccgtaaacggattattcaggttttcttccttattttcttttttgggttgatttgtgtggtctaaattcaataacatgtggggtagtgtattttatGTGGGTCCAAAATGAATTTCTTATTttttgtgcaaaaaggaaagaggaagaaaatggtgaattaGAGGGAGTATAATCTTTTATGTTGCCATTTTCATTTCATCCATGACCATGATGCTTAATATACAAAGCATaacaaattcaattcaattccaAGTTTTTCAAGTACAAGAACAAACAAAGGATCATTAACTCATCAAGTACAAGTACAAAATGACACAAGGGTAAAAAGAAAGCAAAATGTAGCATTTTTTTACCCTTTACATAACAAGAACAAATatagataaataaataaacaaccaTGCACacaataaaatttgaaaaatgaaattaaattatGAAGTTATCAATAATCACTAGTGAGTGGGACATGGTCATCATGTTGCATGAAGACATTGCCATAGATGAGTCCAGCCAAACCACCACCAATAAGTGGGCCAACCCAATAAACCCAGTGGTCCTGGAAGTCACCACTAGCCACAGCAGGTCCAAATGATCGGGCCGGGTTCATGGATCCACCAGAAAAGGCACCTGCTGCCAAGATGTTGGCCCCTACAATGAACCCAATTGCAATGGGTGCAATGGTTCCCAATGAACCCTTCTTTGGGTCCACGGCAGTTGCGTAGACCGTGTAGACGAGGGCGAATGTGATGATGATCTCCATTACCACCGCCTCAAAGACTCCTACTCCGGCGGCTACACTGTGGATTGGTGTTGTCTGGTAACACATTATAGGGTATTAGTTGTTGATACAAACTACTAACTAGTCATAGCCTCATaggataataagaataataatattaacggTTTTTCTAACGTTTAATAAGTTGAATATGTAAAGATTAAAAAGATATTCTCATGTTAAACCATAGTTAATGAGAATATCTTTTTAATCTTTACATATTCAGCTTATTAATGTGTATCCTAAGGGTACACGTTAGAAAAACTAAATAACGGTAAAATTACGTAATGTGTTTAAAATAGAAAGGTATGATGTTTAATCTGAGACGATGGAGGTAGTACTCACCAAGCCACCGGTGGCGGCCCTGAGGAGGAAAGCACCAGCAACAGCACCAAGAAGTTGGGCAATCCAGTAGAATAGGCCAGTAAGAATGGTGATCTGGCCGCCGAGGGCCAATCCGAAGGTGACAGCTGGGTTAACATGTCCACCAGAGATGTTTGCTCCAATAGCAACTGCTACAAACAAAGCAAATGCATGGCATATAGCTACTGCTACTAACCCTGTTGGACTCAGGGCTGCATCTGCTGTCAACTTATCTGTAACAATCGCAAATAATGTTAGTGTTACATACCGAAAATTGAATACTTCTATCTAACTATTCAAAATTTGTTGTCTTTATTTGACTTTGGTGATCATCCAACAATTTCTACTTTGACTATTAGTTTCTTCAAATATATGAAGAGATCGAATTTAATCTTTAATTTTTAGTCAATGAATATAGTTATTTTCATAGTTGTTATACGATTAGTTGTAAATTGTAATGTAGGCAAATTCTGGCTCCACTGTTGATTACATAATACTTGGATCCGTAAATCATAAAGATCTAAATAACCTAGATTACAAAATACTCGGATCCATATGTCATAAAGATCCAAATAACCTAGATTATTCCCCGGAACATCATCAAGTGTTCTATGTTTCATTATGGGAACATTCTCGATTACTCAACATTATTGTTTTTAGTGTCACTAGACAACATGGTATTACTCAAGACTTCAAGAATAAGCAGCATTAATGGTCATGGTCTATTAGTCATTTATGACTTAAAGATTATATGTACTATTTGCCTTTATTTTGGAAGCTTATAACTCACTCTATATGCTGGCCATATTAAGGGTAGGGCCTTAGCGTACGGGATAAGTGTAAGCTAACCGAGCATGAGCTTAAGCATAGCTTAGCTCGGTTACACCTCAATTATACATGTGTTAtgttaaaaaaagagaaaaaaaaaagtattccGTAGTACATAAGCTTCAAATCCATGATGTATGTTCTAAATAAGTTTGTTACGAAGTACTCTGTATTAGTTAATGTGAATTATCGTTTGAAACGGTCAATATGGAAATTATAAAAGAAGAGTGTTATGAAAGGAGTATGTACTAACTGTAAGCAATGCAAGAACCAACTCCAGCAAAGACAAAGAGCAAGGTGGAGATGAATTCAGCAATGTAAGCCTTGAAAGAGGCCAAACTAAATGAGTCATCAAATCTTCCAAACGCAATAGCCATGACTAAAACTAGCTTTTAATGATGAAAAAGTCTAATTTAGGAGAATGTAAAGATAGAGAATAATGAAGAGTGGAatttgttttagatattgcatAAACCCCTTTCCACATCACTCCTTTATATAGGAAGCTTAAGCTTGTATGGTGGTGCAATTATTATTGCTACAAAAAAAGTGTATTAAAagtaatttattatttattataaacAGTTAGTCTCCCTTCAGATTGATGTATCCGTCTTAACATTAAAATGAGTAAGATCATTTCACTTGTGCAAATAAGACAAATTTATTATTTTCCCTATATATTCTGCCTTTATGTTATTCGAAcaacttcatcatttttaatCTTAAAAAACAGATATACCCGTTTTAAATAAGGTTTCGTAATTTATAAATGAACTAGAGTTTATTAAtggttatatttttttttttccttttttgtgTGTATTAATGGCtaattattgctaatgtcaagtaATAAGCATATACCTACAAACGATTCCTTCTAAATTAAACTATGGAACGTCCTAGAACAAGCTTAGTTGGTAGTGCATCACCATGTTATTATCATCCCTAGCTTGGGGTAATTCTAATATATCATCACCAAGAGACAAAGATGAgggataaaatataaataagtttGCATTAAATCGGTATAGGTTGATTTCAATGGTAAATATGTATATTTACAAGTGTTGACGAATCTTAACACAAAAACTTATAAGAAGGCGTTAAACATTTACAACAAATTAAGAAGAAAACATACTTAAATATTACGAAATACATAATACAATTACTACAAAAATGTAAAATTTAGGGACGGATTTCTACCTTACCCCACTAATGTCTATCAATGTTCTTTAAAATTCTGACAAGCTTTAAAAATAAAGTTTATAATGAATTAAATTTGCTTTTTATATTCTATGTCATGATAATGTACAAGGAGAATAATAAATAGGGtcttaattattgtaattattgaAATATAGTACATAATGTTGTCCTCTCATATTTTTGAAGGATGTTATTTTTAAGCTTTGTCATTGAGCTCTTAAGAATTTTGAGCCTTAAAAGTGGCCTATTATTGCACATTTGCATTCTATATATAGTCTTTCTCACAAGCAAAAAAAAATATACCTGATAATAAGGTTGTAAGATATCACAAGCATATATAGACATATAATAGTATAATTGTATCTTTTTGATTTTGGTAGTTAAATAATAATGACATTGACCAATGTTATAACATATGCGAGAAAAGATAAATAAGAACGATAAAGATAGGAATACATAAATTTACGTGTTttactaacggtgtgttagcttaGCTATGTTGACAGGGCAGAAGGGAggagagttttattgattttGAGGAAttttcagattacagattcaggacgatatgatatgcatgcctACTAGGTAAAgacttagagagtttatataatactcccttcatcccggtcaattgttgtcctttggttttggcacaaagaccaaggaaagatgaaggaaccaattactaaatgacaagcggaccaaattgagtataaatgatcaaattactattcaagttcattcttaaaatagaaaggacaataattgactgagacaccccaagatggaataggacaacaaatgaccgggacagagggagtattctCTAAGACCTAATACAGAATAACCTGGTGAAATCCCCGTCATAATCGTTCGAAGCTGCGACTAATAGATTCAAGGCACAGATCCAACAACCATGATATTCACCAAATACAAAATTTATCGGAATAACATTGATAATCTTTCAATATTAAAACTCTTGTCACGTATCAATCTCTTCCCTATTCATCTATTAATCATCGCGTATACTACAATGTTCATGAAGTTATCACGTAAACTACCTTTGTGAAATTCTAATTTTGTAGAAAGTTCAAGAAAAGCATGTCTTTAGAATAAATCAACGTATGTACTTATTACTGTTGGACAATTTGAAAATAAGATGAGGACAACATTAAGGAATAGTATGGGAGTGTGTGTTTATGTGGCATATGGTCATATACTCATGGATAAAGAGGAATATCAGTTAAGGATACGATACATAATGCATGAAACAACCAATCACGGGCCTTTACTGGCATTCCAACCTGTAAACACTCCATGCTTTTGTGGAATTGTCTCGAATTTCATCAATCAATTATTTCTATCTTTAGCATGTGACAAACCGTGATACACAACTTAATTGTTCACATAAATCACATCCTCCACTAATAAACCGGGTTTGGATAACGTATTTTTCAAAATGTACAAAAGTCAGCTTCCGGCCCGAACCCGTCCAAAACCTGCTAACTCGCATGTCCGTGGGCCAAAATATCATGCTAGCCTGCCCCCGTCCGTCTCAGGCCCGTATTTGAACACCACATTACCACTTCACTAACTACCCAACCACAAGTTAATTTGTATACCTTGATTTTTTAAACTCCGTATATCTAgtataaaaaaatataatacgGAATGTTATCTACAACCGATCACTTAACATCAATTATAAGTTCGATGTCTATTGATCGAAAAATCCAATGCTTATAGAGTGTATTGTAGACTTGTAGTAGTGAGTAGTGACCTTTAATTTTTTAGTGGCAATTCAAATATATTTTGTGAGGGTCCCCTACATAGTCCTTATGAGAAAGACATTAAGGTAAAGTGCATAGTAATGTTATGGGGGGGCACGACTTATGTACGTAGGACGACATTTAATTAAAGGCCACATAATGAACCGACCATGATAATAAAAATAAAGTGGGCGGGTGCCTTTTAATCTATGGAAAATGAATGGATGTGATTAATTTGGAGGCTATATAGTACATAAACTATCATGATGTGATTATATTATGCTTAGTGTGTTCATAATAGTTGGTGATTTAGGGTTGGTATGTCTTAATTTGAATATAGGGAATGTTATACGTGGGTTGATGTAGAGGGATTAGATGAAGGATGGAGGAATCTCTAGGACCATCTTTGGCATCATTTATGTGGTGTTTTGTCATTAGGGATTAAAGTTGTTTGGTTAATCTCCAATTCTTTGGTAAAGTATACATAAAGTCATATTGTTACCCTACAAAATTTCATGTAAGAGTACAATTATATAGTGCACAATGATTTTGTGGGTCGTTTCGTTTACAATGATGGAATAAAACGGATTGAATTTGATACATGGGAGGGTAGATACCCATACCATCATTTCATAATTGTTTGGTTTGGTAAGCTCTCTTGTACTTTGGGGGAAATGGTGTTTCGCAAGTGAGAATATACTTTGATTTTTCTGTTTTGTTTTTTCCTCCAATTCACTCCCCTTGAATTACCACTTGCAACCAACAACCACGACAAACAATACAACTACGGCCTACCTTGCACTCCTCTTTACCTACATACCAAATTTCAAACCAAACAAAGCATCATACCCCCATTAAAAGACCCACAAACAATGTTATCAGGATTGAGATTCTACTTTGAATCGAAGATGAGGTAGTAGGATTGGATCGCAggatcgtaagatcctacaaataGCTTAGATAAACAAGTTTATGTCAAAAATTTGGTATAATTTGTGAAATATAATGTTACAAGTCTATTTAATGACACGAAAGTCTTAATAATCACATCGATATTATACATATACCTTTAATTTAGAGTTTTAATTATAAAAGAACAACCACCTCTAAAAATTAGAACACAAATAAGCCTTTTACGATCATGAACAATCCTACCATCGATCCTACACGATCCTATAAGATCATGTCTAACCCAATACCGATCCTACCACCAAAATGATCCTATGACGATTTGGATCGTTTTCCACCTTTTGGATTGTACGATCCTACGATATAGATCGCGATTTTAACAACAATGCCCATGAAAAACCCCCTGACCACCCGTTGTAAACCCAGACTTACAGCAACCCTCTCTGACCAGTCTTGcttttgtagatacccagtatctgcggagactccaacaaacacccgatgattatcggactacaacatgttttgggatcgcagcgtttgatcaacagtttgtgtacaactttacgtcggaaaacttaaaacgatttcgaaaacaaaacatttcaaaacatttcaaaaatacctggagtgtttaatgcacaacgacggggtcgcaataacactaactagagtcaaaaccgacaccagaccaaaaaccgacttgaaaattcaaaatcccgactccaacaacgagtcaaaccgagccaaccacaaaaacaaaatatctcaagccttctatactaagttttcccggattcatgaatggtcaagtaccaaacatgtgactacaaaacctaggatagaacaaatcatgattgcgtttgttgtgatagtgacaacacaactcgaagtgccgcgacgtggctcgcgcctctttgagcagcccaggtggccacgtcgctcaaaactcacacaaccactcattctcctataaatacccctcaaatgtcgcccatttgagagttacgcgagtgtccgccccctcttttctcccttaaaattctcgactcgacttctaaagtcacaatccgacgcgtgtttacgacttACCGAttgtaaacacgagccttacacattgtttggtaccgtcatcgtgcattaaaccacttgtccgaccactttgaccactacaccatcactaaacttttaaaacactcttttacttaccaaaacggttt from Silene latifolia isolate original U9 population chromosome 3, ASM4854445v1, whole genome shotgun sequence harbors:
- the LOC141648003 gene encoding aquaporin TIP2-1, which codes for MAIAFGRFDDSFSLASFKAYIAEFISTLLFVFAGVGSCIAYNKLTADAALSPTGLVAVAICHAFALFVAVAIGANISGGHVNPAVTFGLALGGQITILTGLFYWIAQLLGAVAGAFLLRAATGGLTTPIHSVAAGVGVFEAVVMEIIITFALVYTVYATAVDPKKGSLGTIAPIAIGFIVGANILAAGAFSGGSMNPARSFGPAVASGDFQDHWVYWVGPLIGGGLAGLIYGNVFMQHDDHVPLTSDY